Sequence from the Bacillota bacterium genome:
GGGGGTTTTTGCCCCCGGAAATCCTGAGCTTTGCCGTGCCCTTCGAACGGGCGCTGGAGATGGAGGCCAGCGTCCCCGGGAGCTTCCTGGAACGCAAGGTCTGGCAGGGAATTCGGTCCAGGCTCCAGACCTAGCGCTTTTGGCGCCTGGAACCGGTGAGGTTGCCGGAGAAACGGCGCGGATCATCACGAGAGAATTGAGTTCTGTAAATGGTTAAGTCCGGAAAGCAAATCCTGCTCTTCCCTGGCTCATTCCTGCCGGGCCGGGGCTTTTTTGTGCCCGGATCGCCTCCGGCCGCGGTATGGCCGGGATTGCGGTGGCCGCGGCGGCGGAGGGGCATTGCAAGGGCACATCCCCGGCTTTTTCGGAGTGGTGTCCGGGTCATTTTCCCGTTGACAGTTTTAACGGGAGCGAATATTATAACATTAAAGTACATGTTTTAATAAGATGACCCGAGCGGCCTGCTGATGAGAGGTGATTTCATGGTCGATCGCCGGTTTGCCGGGGAAGGTTTTACTCCTGATGTCTGTGAAATCTTCTGTTCCGATACCGAAAAGGTCAACCGGTTGAAGCAAGAAGTGGCGGTTACGGAGGGCATGTCCCTGTTTTTCAAGGCGCTGGCCGACGATACCAGGTTGAAAATCGTTTACGCCCTTGCCCGGGAGGAGCTCTGTGTCTGCGATGTGGCCAACCTGATCGGTTCCACCGTCCAGGCCGCTTCTCACCACCTCCGGTTCTTGAGGAACATCGGCCTTGCCAAATACCGCAAGGAAGGGAAGATGGTATTTTACAGTTTGAAGGAGAAAAGGATCGCCGGTCTGATCGAAACGATAATCCGGGAACTCAAAGGGAGCGGTGAGTGATGCCGGCTGATGCTTTCAAGGTTGCGTCCGGGAGGGAAGGAAAGCTCGTTTTCAAGTTATCGGGCCTTACCTGAATCGACTGCGCCGCCAGGTTTGAAAAAGACGTGGCGGCGATCCCTGGAGTTACCAGGGTGGAAATCAATTTCGGCGCCTCCAGGTTGACGGTGGAGGGAAGGTTTGACCCCGAGGCGATTACCCGGG
This genomic interval carries:
- a CDS encoding winged helix-turn-helix transcriptional regulator, encoding MVDRRFAGEGFTPDVCEIFCSDTEKVNRLKQEVAVTEGMSLFFKALADDTRLKIVYALAREELCVCDVANLIGSTVQAASHHLRFLRNIGLAKYRKEGKMVFYSLKEKRIAGLIETIIRELKGSGE